From a region of the Pan paniscus chromosome 19, NHGRI_mPanPan1-v2.0_pri, whole genome shotgun sequence genome:
- the ZMYND15 gene encoding zinc finger MYND domain-containing protein 15 isoform X3, with amino-acid sequence MSLPGGPVERVAASPGRAHLRGSHPRTHRARGAWPPAEPARARAALTSQPHPRTLHREVFTFEKWWRLQSGPGPCAAEDMEFVSGYRDEFLDFTALLFGWFRKFVAERGAVGTSLEGCCRQLEAQIRRLPQDPALWVLHILPNHSVGISLGQGAEPGPGPGLGTAWLLGDNPPLHLRDLSPYISFVSLEDGEEGEEEEEEDEEEEKREDGGAGSTEKVEPEEDRELAPTSRESPQETNPPGESEEAAREAGGGKDGCREDRVENETRPQKRKGQRSEAAPLHVSCLLLVTDEHGTILGIDLLVDGAQGTASWGSGTKDLAPWAYALLCHSMACPMGSGDPRKPRQLTVGDARLHRELESLVPRLGVKLAKTPMRTWGPRPGFTFASLRARTCHVCHRHSFEAKLTPCPQCSAVLYCGEACLRADWQRCPDDVSHRFWCPRLAAFMERAGELATLPFTYTAEVTSETFNKEAFLASRGLTRGYWTQLSMLIPGPGFSRHPRGNTLSLSLPRGGDPYQLLQGDGTALMPPVPPHPPQGVFVPELNIQNKQSLKIHVVEAGKEFDLVMVFWELLVLLPHVALELQFVGDGLPPESDEQHFTLQRDSLEVSVRPGSGISARPSSGTKEKGGRRDLQIKVSARPYHLFQGPKPDLVIGFNSGFALKDTWLRSLPRLQSLRVPAFFTESSEYSCVMDGQTMAVATGGGTSPPQPNPFRSPFRLRAADNCMPWYCNAFIFHLVYKPAQGSGARPAPGPPPPSPTPSAPPALTRRRRGEKKPGRGARRRK; translated from the exons ATGAGCCTCCCGGGCGGCCCGGTGGAGAGAGTCGCCGCCAGCCCCGGCCGCGCGCACCTGCGGGGCAGCCACCCGCGGACGCACCGAGCCCGGGGGGCGTGGCCGCCCGCTGAGCCGGCGAGGGCTCGGGCAGCCCTGACGTCACAGCCGCATCCGCGCACCCTCCACCGCGAGGTATTTACCTTCGAAAAGTGGTGGCGGCTGCAG TCTGGGCCGGGGCCCTGTGCCGCTGAAGACATGGAGTTTGTGTCTGGATACCGGGATGAGTTCCTTGATTTCACTGCCCTTCTCTTCGGCTGGTTCCGAAAGTTTGTGGCAGAGCGTGGAGCTGTAGGGACTAGCCTTGAGGGCTGCTGCCGGCAGCTGGAGGCCCAGATCAGAAGGCTACCCCAGGACCCTGCCCTTTGGGTGCTCCATATCCTGCCCAACCATAGTGTGGGCATCAGCCTGGGGCAAGGGGCAGAACCAGGTCCTGGACCAGGCCTGGGGACTGCCTGGCTCCTGGGAGACAACCCTCCACTCCACCTGCGAGACCTGAGCCCCTACATCAGCTTTGTCAGCCTAGAggatggggaggaaggggaggaggaagaggaggaagatgaagaagaagagaagagagaggacgGGGGTGCAGGCAGCACAGAGAAGGTGGAACCAGAGGAGGACCGGGAGCTAGCCCCTACCAGCAGGGAGTCCCCCCAGGAAACAAACCCTCCAGGAGAGTCAGAGGAGGCTGCCCGGGAGGCAGGAGGTGGCAAGGATGGCTGCCGAGAGGACAGGGTGGAGAACGAAACAAGACCCCAGAAGAGGAAGGGACAGAGGAGTG AGGCTGCCCCCCTGCACGTTTCCTGTCTCTTACTTGTGACGGATGAGCATGGCACCATCTTGGGCATTGATCTGCTAGTGGATGGAGCCCAGGGAACCGCAAGCTGGGGCTCAGGGACCAAGGACCTGGCTCCTTGGGCCTATGCTCTCCTCTGTCACAGCATGGCCTGTCCCATGGGCTCTGGGGATCCCCGAAAGCCCCGACAGCTTACTGTGGGAGATGCCCGGCTGCATCG AGAGCTGGAGAGCTTGGTCCCAAGGCTAGGTGTGAAGTTAGCCAAAACCCCAATGCGGACATGGGGTCCCCGGCCAGGCTTCACCTTTGCTTCCCTTCGTGCTCGAACCTGCCATGTGTGTCACAGGCACAGCTTTGAAGCGAAGCTGACACCTTG cccccaGTGTAGTGCTGTCTTGTATTGTGGAGAGGCTTGTCTCCGGGCTGACTGGCAGCGGTGCCCAGATGATGTGAGCCACCGATTTTGGTGCCCAAGGCTTGCAGCCTTCATGGAGCGGGCAGGAGAACTGGCAACCCTGCCTTTTACCTACACCGCAG aGGTGACCAGTGAAACCTTCAACAAAGAGGCCTTCCTGGCCTCTCGGGGCCTCACGCGTGGCTACTGGACGCAGCTCAGCATGCTGATTCCAGGCCCGGGCTTCTCCAGACACCCCCGAGGCAACACGCTGTCCCTCAGCCTTCCTCGCGGTG GAGACCCCTACCAGCTTCTCCAGGGAGACGGGACTGCCCTGATGCCTCCTGTGCCCCCACATCCACCCCAGGGTGTTTTTG TCCCTGAGCTCAACATCCAAAACAAACAATCACTGAAGATCCACGTGGTGGAGGCCGGGAAGGAGTTTGACCTTGTCATGGTGTTTTGG GAGCTTTTGGTCCTGCTCCCCCACGTGGCCCTGGAGCTGCAGTTTGTAGGTGATGGCCTGCCCCCCGAAAGCGACGAGCAGCATTTTACCCTGCAGAGG GACAGCCTGGAGGTGTCTGTCCGGCCTGGTTCCGGCATATCAGCACGGCCCAGCTCTGGCACTAAGGAGAAAGGGGGCCGCAGGGACCTgcagatcaaggtgtcagcaaggcccTACCACCTGTTCCAGGGGCCCAAGCCTGACCTGGTTATTG GATTTAACTCTGGGTTTGCTCTCAAGGATACGTGGCTGAGGTCTCTGCCCCGGTTACAG TCCCTCCGAGTGCCAGCCTTCTTCACCGAGAGCAGCGAGTACAGCTGTGTGATGGACGGCCAGACCATGGCGGTGGCCACAGGAGGGGGCACCAGCCCTCCCCAGCCCAACCCCTTCCGCTCCCCCTTTCGCCTCAGAGCGGCCGACAACTGCATGCCCTG
- the ZMYND15 gene encoding zinc finger MYND domain-containing protein 15 isoform X1, protein MSLPGGPVERVAASPGRAHLRGSHPRTHRARGAWPPAEPARARAALTSQPHPRTLHREVFTFEKWWRLQSGPGPCAAEDMEFVSGYRDEFLDFTALLFGWFRKFVAERGAVGTSLEGCCRQLEAQIRRLPQDPALWVLHILPNHSVGISLGQGAEPGPGPGLGTAWLLGDNPPLHLRDLSPYISFVSLEDGEEGEEEEEEDEEEEKREDGGAGSTEKVEPEEDRELAPTSRESPQETNPPGESEEAAREAGGGKDGCREDRVENETRPQKRKGQRSEAAPLHVSCLLLVTDEHGTILGIDLLVDGAQGTASWGSGTKDLAPWAYALLCHSMACPMGSGDPRKPRQLTVGDARLHRELESLVPRLGVKLAKTPMRTWGPRPGFTFASLRARTCHVCHRHSFEAKLTPCPQCSAVLYCGEACLRADWQRCPDDVSHRFWCPRLAAFMERAGELATLPFTYTAEVTSETFNKEAFLASRGLTRGYWTQLSMLIPGPGFSRHPRGNTLSLSLPRGGDPYQLLQGDGTALMPPVPPHPPQGVFGSWHDYYTWRGLSLDSPTAVLLTYPLTVYYIITHLVPQSFPELNIQNKQSLKIHVVEAGKEFDLVMVFWELLVLLPHVALELQFVGDGLPPESDEQHFTLQRDSLEVSVRPGSGISARPSSGTKEKGGRRDLQIKVSARPYHLFQGPKPDLVIGFNSGFALKDTWLRSLPRLQSLRVPAFFTESSEYSCVMDGQTMAVATGGGTSPPQPNPFRSPFRLRAADNCMPWYCNAFIFHLVYKPAQGSGARPAPGPPPPSPTPSAPPALTRRRRGEKKPGRGARRRK, encoded by the exons ATGAGCCTCCCGGGCGGCCCGGTGGAGAGAGTCGCCGCCAGCCCCGGCCGCGCGCACCTGCGGGGCAGCCACCCGCGGACGCACCGAGCCCGGGGGGCGTGGCCGCCCGCTGAGCCGGCGAGGGCTCGGGCAGCCCTGACGTCACAGCCGCATCCGCGCACCCTCCACCGCGAGGTATTTACCTTCGAAAAGTGGTGGCGGCTGCAG TCTGGGCCGGGGCCCTGTGCCGCTGAAGACATGGAGTTTGTGTCTGGATACCGGGATGAGTTCCTTGATTTCACTGCCCTTCTCTTCGGCTGGTTCCGAAAGTTTGTGGCAGAGCGTGGAGCTGTAGGGACTAGCCTTGAGGGCTGCTGCCGGCAGCTGGAGGCCCAGATCAGAAGGCTACCCCAGGACCCTGCCCTTTGGGTGCTCCATATCCTGCCCAACCATAGTGTGGGCATCAGCCTGGGGCAAGGGGCAGAACCAGGTCCTGGACCAGGCCTGGGGACTGCCTGGCTCCTGGGAGACAACCCTCCACTCCACCTGCGAGACCTGAGCCCCTACATCAGCTTTGTCAGCCTAGAggatggggaggaaggggaggaggaagaggaggaagatgaagaagaagagaagagagaggacgGGGGTGCAGGCAGCACAGAGAAGGTGGAACCAGAGGAGGACCGGGAGCTAGCCCCTACCAGCAGGGAGTCCCCCCAGGAAACAAACCCTCCAGGAGAGTCAGAGGAGGCTGCCCGGGAGGCAGGAGGTGGCAAGGATGGCTGCCGAGAGGACAGGGTGGAGAACGAAACAAGACCCCAGAAGAGGAAGGGACAGAGGAGTG AGGCTGCCCCCCTGCACGTTTCCTGTCTCTTACTTGTGACGGATGAGCATGGCACCATCTTGGGCATTGATCTGCTAGTGGATGGAGCCCAGGGAACCGCAAGCTGGGGCTCAGGGACCAAGGACCTGGCTCCTTGGGCCTATGCTCTCCTCTGTCACAGCATGGCCTGTCCCATGGGCTCTGGGGATCCCCGAAAGCCCCGACAGCTTACTGTGGGAGATGCCCGGCTGCATCG AGAGCTGGAGAGCTTGGTCCCAAGGCTAGGTGTGAAGTTAGCCAAAACCCCAATGCGGACATGGGGTCCCCGGCCAGGCTTCACCTTTGCTTCCCTTCGTGCTCGAACCTGCCATGTGTGTCACAGGCACAGCTTTGAAGCGAAGCTGACACCTTG cccccaGTGTAGTGCTGTCTTGTATTGTGGAGAGGCTTGTCTCCGGGCTGACTGGCAGCGGTGCCCAGATGATGTGAGCCACCGATTTTGGTGCCCAAGGCTTGCAGCCTTCATGGAGCGGGCAGGAGAACTGGCAACCCTGCCTTTTACCTACACCGCAG aGGTGACCAGTGAAACCTTCAACAAAGAGGCCTTCCTGGCCTCTCGGGGCCTCACGCGTGGCTACTGGACGCAGCTCAGCATGCTGATTCCAGGCCCGGGCTTCTCCAGACACCCCCGAGGCAACACGCTGTCCCTCAGCCTTCCTCGCGGTG GAGACCCCTACCAGCTTCTCCAGGGAGACGGGACTGCCCTGATGCCTCCTGTGCCCCCACATCCACCCCAGGGTGTTTTTG GCTCATGGCACGATTACTACACATGGCGGGGCCTCAGCTTGGACTCCCCCACAGCCGTGCTTCTCACCTACCCGCTGACCGTGTACTACATCATCACCCACCTGGTGCCCCAGTCCT TCCCTGAGCTCAACATCCAAAACAAACAATCACTGAAGATCCACGTGGTGGAGGCCGGGAAGGAGTTTGACCTTGTCATGGTGTTTTGG GAGCTTTTGGTCCTGCTCCCCCACGTGGCCCTGGAGCTGCAGTTTGTAGGTGATGGCCTGCCCCCCGAAAGCGACGAGCAGCATTTTACCCTGCAGAGG GACAGCCTGGAGGTGTCTGTCCGGCCTGGTTCCGGCATATCAGCACGGCCCAGCTCTGGCACTAAGGAGAAAGGGGGCCGCAGGGACCTgcagatcaaggtgtcagcaaggcccTACCACCTGTTCCAGGGGCCCAAGCCTGACCTGGTTATTG GATTTAACTCTGGGTTTGCTCTCAAGGATACGTGGCTGAGGTCTCTGCCCCGGTTACAG TCCCTCCGAGTGCCAGCCTTCTTCACCGAGAGCAGCGAGTACAGCTGTGTGATGGACGGCCAGACCATGGCGGTGGCCACAGGAGGGGGCACCAGCCCTCCCCAGCCCAACCCCTTCCGCTCCCCCTTTCGCCTCAGAGCGGCCGACAACTGCATGCCCTG
- the ZMYND15 gene encoding zinc finger MYND domain-containing protein 15 isoform X4 → MSLPGGPVERVAASPGRAHLRGSHPRTHRARGAWPPAEPARARAALTSQPHPRTLHREVFTFEKWWRLQSGPGPCAAEDMEFVSGYRDEFLDFTALLFGWFRKFVAERGAVGTSLEGCCRQLEAQIRRLPQDPALWVLHILPNHSVGISLGQGAEPGPGPGLGTAWLLGDNPPLHLRDLSPYISFVSLEDGEEGEEEEEEDEEEEKREDGGAGSTEKVEPEEDRELAPTSRESPQETNPPGESEEAAREAGGGKDGCREDRVENETRPQKRKGQRSEAAPLHVSCLLLVTDEHGTILGIDLLVDGAQGTASWGSGTKDLAPWAYALLCHSMACPMGSGDPRKPRQLTVGDARLHRPQCSAVLYCGEACLRADWQRCPDDVSHRFWCPRLAAFMERAGELATLPFTYTAEVTSETFNKEAFLASRGLTRGYWTQLSMLIPGPGFSRHPRGNTLSLSLPRGGDPYQLLQGDGTALMPPVPPHPPQGVFGSWHDYYTWRGLSLDSPTAVLLTYPLTVYYIITHLVPQSFPELNIQNKQSLKIHVVEAGKEFDLVMVFWELLVLLPHVALELQFVGDGLPPESDEQHFTLQRDSLEVSVRPGSGISARPSSGTKEKGGRRDLQIKVSARPYHLFQGPKPDLVIGFNSGFALKDTWLRSLPRLQSLRVPAFFTESSEYSCVMDGQTMAVATGGGTSPPQPNPFRSPFRLRAADNCMPWYCNAFIFHLVYKPAQGSGARPAPGPPPPSPTPSAPPALTRRRRGEKKPGRGARRRK, encoded by the exons ATGAGCCTCCCGGGCGGCCCGGTGGAGAGAGTCGCCGCCAGCCCCGGCCGCGCGCACCTGCGGGGCAGCCACCCGCGGACGCACCGAGCCCGGGGGGCGTGGCCGCCCGCTGAGCCGGCGAGGGCTCGGGCAGCCCTGACGTCACAGCCGCATCCGCGCACCCTCCACCGCGAGGTATTTACCTTCGAAAAGTGGTGGCGGCTGCAG TCTGGGCCGGGGCCCTGTGCCGCTGAAGACATGGAGTTTGTGTCTGGATACCGGGATGAGTTCCTTGATTTCACTGCCCTTCTCTTCGGCTGGTTCCGAAAGTTTGTGGCAGAGCGTGGAGCTGTAGGGACTAGCCTTGAGGGCTGCTGCCGGCAGCTGGAGGCCCAGATCAGAAGGCTACCCCAGGACCCTGCCCTTTGGGTGCTCCATATCCTGCCCAACCATAGTGTGGGCATCAGCCTGGGGCAAGGGGCAGAACCAGGTCCTGGACCAGGCCTGGGGACTGCCTGGCTCCTGGGAGACAACCCTCCACTCCACCTGCGAGACCTGAGCCCCTACATCAGCTTTGTCAGCCTAGAggatggggaggaaggggaggaggaagaggaggaagatgaagaagaagagaagagagaggacgGGGGTGCAGGCAGCACAGAGAAGGTGGAACCAGAGGAGGACCGGGAGCTAGCCCCTACCAGCAGGGAGTCCCCCCAGGAAACAAACCCTCCAGGAGAGTCAGAGGAGGCTGCCCGGGAGGCAGGAGGTGGCAAGGATGGCTGCCGAGAGGACAGGGTGGAGAACGAAACAAGACCCCAGAAGAGGAAGGGACAGAGGAGTG AGGCTGCCCCCCTGCACGTTTCCTGTCTCTTACTTGTGACGGATGAGCATGGCACCATCTTGGGCATTGATCTGCTAGTGGATGGAGCCCAGGGAACCGCAAGCTGGGGCTCAGGGACCAAGGACCTGGCTCCTTGGGCCTATGCTCTCCTCTGTCACAGCATGGCCTGTCCCATGGGCTCTGGGGATCCCCGAAAGCCCCGACAGCTTACTGTGGGAGATGCCCGGCTGCATCG cccccaGTGTAGTGCTGTCTTGTATTGTGGAGAGGCTTGTCTCCGGGCTGACTGGCAGCGGTGCCCAGATGATGTGAGCCACCGATTTTGGTGCCCAAGGCTTGCAGCCTTCATGGAGCGGGCAGGAGAACTGGCAACCCTGCCTTTTACCTACACCGCAG aGGTGACCAGTGAAACCTTCAACAAAGAGGCCTTCCTGGCCTCTCGGGGCCTCACGCGTGGCTACTGGACGCAGCTCAGCATGCTGATTCCAGGCCCGGGCTTCTCCAGACACCCCCGAGGCAACACGCTGTCCCTCAGCCTTCCTCGCGGTG GAGACCCCTACCAGCTTCTCCAGGGAGACGGGACTGCCCTGATGCCTCCTGTGCCCCCACATCCACCCCAGGGTGTTTTTG GCTCATGGCACGATTACTACACATGGCGGGGCCTCAGCTTGGACTCCCCCACAGCCGTGCTTCTCACCTACCCGCTGACCGTGTACTACATCATCACCCACCTGGTGCCCCAGTCCT TCCCTGAGCTCAACATCCAAAACAAACAATCACTGAAGATCCACGTGGTGGAGGCCGGGAAGGAGTTTGACCTTGTCATGGTGTTTTGG GAGCTTTTGGTCCTGCTCCCCCACGTGGCCCTGGAGCTGCAGTTTGTAGGTGATGGCCTGCCCCCCGAAAGCGACGAGCAGCATTTTACCCTGCAGAGG GACAGCCTGGAGGTGTCTGTCCGGCCTGGTTCCGGCATATCAGCACGGCCCAGCTCTGGCACTAAGGAGAAAGGGGGCCGCAGGGACCTgcagatcaaggtgtcagcaaggcccTACCACCTGTTCCAGGGGCCCAAGCCTGACCTGGTTATTG GATTTAACTCTGGGTTTGCTCTCAAGGATACGTGGCTGAGGTCTCTGCCCCGGTTACAG TCCCTCCGAGTGCCAGCCTTCTTCACCGAGAGCAGCGAGTACAGCTGTGTGATGGACGGCCAGACCATGGCGGTGGCCACAGGAGGGGGCACCAGCCCTCCCCAGCCCAACCCCTTCCGCTCCCCCTTTCGCCTCAGAGCGGCCGACAACTGCATGCCCTG
- the ZMYND15 gene encoding zinc finger MYND domain-containing protein 15 isoform X2, with protein sequence MSLPGGPVERVAASPGRAHLRGSHPRTHRARGAWPPAEPARARAALTSQPHPRTLHRESGPGPCAAEDMEFVSGYRDEFLDFTALLFGWFRKFVAERGAVGTSLEGCCRQLEAQIRRLPQDPALWVLHILPNHSVGISLGQGAEPGPGPGLGTAWLLGDNPPLHLRDLSPYISFVSLEDGEEGEEEEEEDEEEEKREDGGAGSTEKVEPEEDRELAPTSRESPQETNPPGESEEAAREAGGGKDGCREDRVENETRPQKRKGQRSEAAPLHVSCLLLVTDEHGTILGIDLLVDGAQGTASWGSGTKDLAPWAYALLCHSMACPMGSGDPRKPRQLTVGDARLHRELESLVPRLGVKLAKTPMRTWGPRPGFTFASLRARTCHVCHRHSFEAKLTPCPQCSAVLYCGEACLRADWQRCPDDVSHRFWCPRLAAFMERAGELATLPFTYTAEVTSETFNKEAFLASRGLTRGYWTQLSMLIPGPGFSRHPRGNTLSLSLPRGGDPYQLLQGDGTALMPPVPPHPPQGVFGSWHDYYTWRGLSLDSPTAVLLTYPLTVYYIITHLVPQSFPELNIQNKQSLKIHVVEAGKEFDLVMVFWELLVLLPHVALELQFVGDGLPPESDEQHFTLQRDSLEVSVRPGSGISARPSSGTKEKGGRRDLQIKVSARPYHLFQGPKPDLVIGFNSGFALKDTWLRSLPRLQSLRVPAFFTESSEYSCVMDGQTMAVATGGGTSPPQPNPFRSPFRLRAADNCMPWYCNAFIFHLVYKPAQGSGARPAPGPPPPSPTPSAPPALTRRRRGEKKPGRGARRRK encoded by the exons ATGAGCCTCCCGGGCGGCCCGGTGGAGAGAGTCGCCGCCAGCCCCGGCCGCGCGCACCTGCGGGGCAGCCACCCGCGGACGCACCGAGCCCGGGGGGCGTGGCCGCCCGCTGAGCCGGCGAGGGCTCGGGCAGCCCTGACGTCACAGCCGCATCCGCGCACCCTCCACCGCGAG TCTGGGCCGGGGCCCTGTGCCGCTGAAGACATGGAGTTTGTGTCTGGATACCGGGATGAGTTCCTTGATTTCACTGCCCTTCTCTTCGGCTGGTTCCGAAAGTTTGTGGCAGAGCGTGGAGCTGTAGGGACTAGCCTTGAGGGCTGCTGCCGGCAGCTGGAGGCCCAGATCAGAAGGCTACCCCAGGACCCTGCCCTTTGGGTGCTCCATATCCTGCCCAACCATAGTGTGGGCATCAGCCTGGGGCAAGGGGCAGAACCAGGTCCTGGACCAGGCCTGGGGACTGCCTGGCTCCTGGGAGACAACCCTCCACTCCACCTGCGAGACCTGAGCCCCTACATCAGCTTTGTCAGCCTAGAggatggggaggaaggggaggaggaagaggaggaagatgaagaagaagagaagagagaggacgGGGGTGCAGGCAGCACAGAGAAGGTGGAACCAGAGGAGGACCGGGAGCTAGCCCCTACCAGCAGGGAGTCCCCCCAGGAAACAAACCCTCCAGGAGAGTCAGAGGAGGCTGCCCGGGAGGCAGGAGGTGGCAAGGATGGCTGCCGAGAGGACAGGGTGGAGAACGAAACAAGACCCCAGAAGAGGAAGGGACAGAGGAGTG AGGCTGCCCCCCTGCACGTTTCCTGTCTCTTACTTGTGACGGATGAGCATGGCACCATCTTGGGCATTGATCTGCTAGTGGATGGAGCCCAGGGAACCGCAAGCTGGGGCTCAGGGACCAAGGACCTGGCTCCTTGGGCCTATGCTCTCCTCTGTCACAGCATGGCCTGTCCCATGGGCTCTGGGGATCCCCGAAAGCCCCGACAGCTTACTGTGGGAGATGCCCGGCTGCATCG AGAGCTGGAGAGCTTGGTCCCAAGGCTAGGTGTGAAGTTAGCCAAAACCCCAATGCGGACATGGGGTCCCCGGCCAGGCTTCACCTTTGCTTCCCTTCGTGCTCGAACCTGCCATGTGTGTCACAGGCACAGCTTTGAAGCGAAGCTGACACCTTG cccccaGTGTAGTGCTGTCTTGTATTGTGGAGAGGCTTGTCTCCGGGCTGACTGGCAGCGGTGCCCAGATGATGTGAGCCACCGATTTTGGTGCCCAAGGCTTGCAGCCTTCATGGAGCGGGCAGGAGAACTGGCAACCCTGCCTTTTACCTACACCGCAG aGGTGACCAGTGAAACCTTCAACAAAGAGGCCTTCCTGGCCTCTCGGGGCCTCACGCGTGGCTACTGGACGCAGCTCAGCATGCTGATTCCAGGCCCGGGCTTCTCCAGACACCCCCGAGGCAACACGCTGTCCCTCAGCCTTCCTCGCGGTG GAGACCCCTACCAGCTTCTCCAGGGAGACGGGACTGCCCTGATGCCTCCTGTGCCCCCACATCCACCCCAGGGTGTTTTTG GCTCATGGCACGATTACTACACATGGCGGGGCCTCAGCTTGGACTCCCCCACAGCCGTGCTTCTCACCTACCCGCTGACCGTGTACTACATCATCACCCACCTGGTGCCCCAGTCCT TCCCTGAGCTCAACATCCAAAACAAACAATCACTGAAGATCCACGTGGTGGAGGCCGGGAAGGAGTTTGACCTTGTCATGGTGTTTTGG GAGCTTTTGGTCCTGCTCCCCCACGTGGCCCTGGAGCTGCAGTTTGTAGGTGATGGCCTGCCCCCCGAAAGCGACGAGCAGCATTTTACCCTGCAGAGG GACAGCCTGGAGGTGTCTGTCCGGCCTGGTTCCGGCATATCAGCACGGCCCAGCTCTGGCACTAAGGAGAAAGGGGGCCGCAGGGACCTgcagatcaaggtgtcagcaaggcccTACCACCTGTTCCAGGGGCCCAAGCCTGACCTGGTTATTG GATTTAACTCTGGGTTTGCTCTCAAGGATACGTGGCTGAGGTCTCTGCCCCGGTTACAG TCCCTCCGAGTGCCAGCCTTCTTCACCGAGAGCAGCGAGTACAGCTGTGTGATGGACGGCCAGACCATGGCGGTGGCCACAGGAGGGGGCACCAGCCCTCCCCAGCCCAACCCCTTCCGCTCCCCCTTTCGCCTCAGAGCGGCCGACAACTGCATGCCCTG